TCACCATTGGCCAGCACAATGTCCAGGTCTGGATCACCCGTCAAATAAACATCCAGGGACTGAGCTCCCAAATTGGATATGAGAAAGAAAGAAGGAGAAAAATACCATCGCCCCTTCAACTGAATATCAAAATAAGAACCCAAAATAGGGGACCAAAACAGTTCATTTCCACCAACCCCTGATAAATGAGAAGCCTGAACACCCCCAATCACCCCAAACTCCATTCTCTCTGAATTCAACTTGTCACCAAATAAAATAGAAATCAGCACCTGGGCATCTGCTCTAGCTGTCATCAAGGTTATGAAAATCAAGAAAATAAAAAATCGTTTCATGTGAGTTTAACTAAGGTCATCGGCAGTAAATATAGTAGAATTACAGGCTTGAAAAGGACTAATTTGGAGTTAAGCCAGTCGATTAAAAAATAGATTATGGAATCCCTTAAAGTATTGGCTATCGATTTTCACAATTAACCTTAAATTCGTGCTTTGATCCCAATCGTAATGGCAGGAAGTAAGAAAGAAACCCCTTTGATGAAACAATACAATGCAATCAAGGCCAAGCACCCTGAGGCATTGTTACTATTTAGAGTTGGTGACTTTTATGAGACCTTTGGGGAGGATGCGGTGAAGGCCAGCAAAATCCTGGACATAGTCCTGACCAAACGCGCCAATGGCTCTGCTTCGCACATCGAATTGGCAGGTTTCCCTCACCACTCTCTGGATACCTATCTACCTAAACTGGTTCGAGCAGGAAACCGAGTAGCCATCTGCGATCAGCTGGAAAACCCAAAAGACGTCAAAGGCATTGTCAAAAGAGGAGTGACAGAGTTGGTCACCCCCGGACTGACTCTGAACGACAATGTGTTGGAGCAGCGAAAGAACAACTACCTCGCTTCGATCAGTTTCGGGAAAGAAATTAACGGGATCTCCTTTCTGGATTTGAGTACAGGAGAGTTCATGCTTTCGCATGGCAATGATGACTATATCGACAAATTAGTCCAAAGCTTCAACCCTTCAGAAATCATCTTTTGCAAAACACACAAGTCGAGATGTGAATCCTTATTGGGAAGCGATCACAATATTTTTTGCTTGGAGGAATGGATCTATGGATTTGATTTTGGATACGAAAAACTCAATACCCACTTCAAAACCAAAAACCTGAAAGGTTTTGGGATTGAGGAATCGAAAGAAGGCATAGCAGCAGCTGGAGCTATCTTATATTATCTGGAAGAAACCGAGCACAAAGAGATTAGCCACATTTCGTCAATTTCTCGATTGGACACTGACAAATTCGTCTGGCTTGACAAATTCACAATCAGAAACCTGGAATTGGTATATCCACAGCAAAATGATGGTGTGCCATTGCTCCAAATCCTGGACAAAACCCAGACCCCAATGGGGGCCCGACTGATGAAAAAGTGGTTGGTGCTTCCTTTGAAAGAAAAATCGATCATAGAGTCGAGATTGGGTGTGGTAGAAGCCATGTTGGAAGAAACAGATTTGACAGAAGAGGTGCAAAACCACCTTTCGCAAATCTCCGATATCGAAAGGCTCGTTTCAAAAGTTGCTGCTCTTCGTATCAACCCCAGGGAGCTATTGCACCTAAAAAGGGCCTTACTTCATATCCAGCCCATCAAAGAACAATTAGAAGGAGCCCAATCTGATGCCCTTAAGAAATTTGGAGACCGACTGAACCCTTGCCAGCAACTGCTGGAAAAAATAGAAACTAACCTGAAAGACGAAGTTCCACTCAATGCCACACAGGGCAATCTAATCAAGGATGGGATTGATCCTGAACTGGATGAATTGAGAAAAATCGCCTTTTCTGGCAAAGACTACCTCCTTCAGATTCAGGAAAGAGAAAAAGAACGCACAGGTATCTCGTCTTTAAAGATTGCATACAACAAGGTTTTTGGATACTATCTGGAAGTATCGAACGCGCACAAAGACAAAGTGCCTGCAGAATGGATCAGAAAGCAAACACTGGTAAATGCAGAACGATACATTACCGAAGAGCTGAAGGTCTATGAAGAAAAAATCATCACAGCTGAGGATAAGTTAGGATCGATCGAATTTAACCTCTACAATCAACTGGTAACCTTCGCTTCGGACTATGTCAACGAGATTCAGGTAAATGCCAAGTGCATTGCAGAAATCGACTGTCTGCTTTCATTTACTCAGGTAGCACAGGCACAGAATTATTGTCGTCCGAGCATCCACGACGACAATGTGATCGATATCAAAGAAGGTCGTCACCCAGTGATCGAGGCACAACTACCCTCAGGAGAACCCTATATTCCAAATAGTGTGATGCTCGATGACCTCTCTCAGCAAATCATGGTCATCACAGGTCCCAACATGGCGGGTAAGTCCGCTTTGCTGAGACAGACCGCACTGATCGTGCTGATGGCACAGATGGGTTCATTCGTACCCGCAGCTTATGCCAAAATCGGGATTATCGACAAAGTATTTACGCGAGTGGGCGCCTCTGACAACTTATCCAAAGGCGAATCGACCTTTATGGTAGAGATGACAGAAACTGCCAGTATTCTCAATAACCTGAGCGACAGAAGTCTGGTACTGATGGACGAAATCGGTAGAGGAACCAGTACTTACGATGGCGTCTCTATCGCCTGGTCGATCGTGGAGCACCTCCACAATCATCCTAAGTACAAGGCTAAGACCATGTTTGCCACGCACTATCACGAACTAAACCAGATCGCAGAAGATTTCCCAAGAGTGAAGAACTTTAATGTCTCTGTTAAGGAACTCGACAACCGCGTGATATTCATGCGTAAACTAAAAGAGGGAGGCAGTGAGCACAGTTTTGGTATCCATGTAGCCAAGATGGCAGGCATGCCCAATGAAGTCGTGATCCGCGCCAACGAAATCCTGAGTCATCTGGAAAAAGACAGGATCAAGGAAAACCAGGAGGAGCTGGTATCGAGCATCCCAAAAAACAACTTCCAGCTCAGTATGTTCGAATCTGATCCGCATTTCGAAGAGGTTTTGACACTACTCAATCAGCTGGACATCAATACGATTTCTCCAGTAGAGGCTCTTCTGAAGCTGAATGAAATTAAGAGTATATTGAAGGGGCAGAAAAGCAGCTAAAAAAGCTACTGTGACAATTACTTTTGTAAAATTAGATTAAACCTCTGCAGGAACGTTTTTAAAATTGATTTTTAGGGTTCTCTTTTTGGCCTTAAATCAAATGCGTTAAGAATTTCAGGGAGTGAAATGGTTAAAAAAATCATACTGTTTGAGCCCTGCGAGTTTATGATTTTTCAATGTAGCTCACAGAAATTTAGTGATTTGATTTACAGCCTTGAGCTTTTTGCTTCGTTTTTGGGTCAAGCCAAAAATGAAGAGCCTGCTCGGCTTGAGAGCTTTTTCAATAAACAGTTAAGCCATTTAAAAAACGCTTGACTCATTTTTGAATCAAGCGTTTGGGTGTTTTTTATCTCTCCAACCAATCGAGAAAATCAGGAACTCTCACACGAGAGATGAGAATTTGATCTTTGGCTTCCGGTTGTAAAATCACCTCCAATCGACTGTTGAAGTATTTATTAGCCAATTTGATCGAGTGAATATTGGCGATATATTTCCGTGACAATCGGAAGAAATCATTTGGATCCAAAAGGTTGACCAATTCATCCAGTTTGAAACTTATGATGAACTTGTTTCCTTCCTTAGCCACCAAATAAGTATAATCATCTTCTGCAAAGAAGTACGCAATGTCCTCTACCGCTACGTGTCTAAGACGATCTCCAGATTTAATAATAAACCTTTTCTTGTAGTCCTTCTGCTCATCAGAAAGCTTCAATAGCTGTTGCACCTGATCGATGCTAAGGGCCACATTGCCTTCCTCTTCATCCGTACTAGATTTCAGATCATTGTACTTTTTCAAAGCAGCCTCCAGATCTTTCATTTCTATCGGCTTCAACAGATAATCGATACTGTTTACTTTGAATGCGCGAATGGCATAATTTTCAAATGCAGTGGTGAATACGATAGGACAGGTGACAGTAGTCTTCTGAAAAATCTCAAAACTTAGACCATCAGACAACTGAATATCCATGAATACCAAATCTGGCTCTTCATTTTCTTCAAACCATTCGACCGTCTCTTCGATCGATTCGAAACAATCCAAAACATCAATATCAAAAGATGTATCAGCAAGTAAGCGTTTGAGCTCATCTTGGGCGAATTGCTCATCCTCTATAATCAATACCTTCATAATCAGGACTTAATAGGGGTAATAATACAATAAAATATTCTTCTGTTTGTTTAATCTCAACATTTTTATCCGTTACGATATCGTAATGGCTGATGATGTTATCCAATCCGATCTTCGACGAATAACCCTTTGAAGACTTCAATCGCAAAGAGTTTTTGATCACGATACGATTGTTCTCATGGTAGACCCATATCGAAAGTGGATATTTTGTCGACACCACATTGTGTTTAATGGCATTTTCAATCAACAACTGTAAGATCAAGGGAGGCACCTGAAATTTTTCAACCTCTTTCATAGGATCAATTTCGATCATCAGCTTGGCGCCAAAACGCATTCTGATCAGCTCTACATACGACTCAATCGCTTCTATCTCTTCCTTAATCGACACCAATCCTTTGTTTCGGTGCTCAAGAACATTTCGATATACATTGGAGAGTTTTCTAATGAAACTATAGGCGGTATTGGGATCTGAATATACCAAAGAGGAAAGTGTGTTCAGACTGTTGAACAAGAAGTGAGGATTCACCTGCGTCTTTAACATTTCGTGACGAAATTCCAATCCTTCCTTTTTGAACCTTTCCATCTCGATCATGGACACTTTCCATTTGTTCAGGAAGAACATTCCCATCTCTATGGATACCACCAAAATAGTCAAAGACAAGGCGGTAGAAATAACCACAATTTCATCAAAAAGCGGACGCGAATGATGATCACTTACAAATTGATAAAAATATGCACCAAAAACAGCGATGACTACAGAGGCATAAACTGTATTGGTACTGAGCTGGATGATAAATCGACTTTTGGCCCCATTTTCCCATGGCAACAGCTTGTCCAGTCGTCGATTGATGAAGCGTATTCCTTCTAACACACAGAGTGCCAAAACAATCGCATATAAGTATTCGTTTGGATCCCAGCGTATGGGCATATCCGCATAGAACACACTGTATATCAAATCAATAAAAAACCTCAAGCCAGCTCCCATGAAGATAACACTCAACCATCTCCACCAATTGCCAGCAGGGTTTTTCCTCCCACTTCTTAGTTTTGTCATTTACAAAAATTTATACACGAAGTACGCGTATAAATCCCATTATTAAAAACAGCCTTACACAAAAAAACCCCAGACCTTGGGTCTGAGGTTTTCTTCATTAATTGATTACGATTATTCTTTGGTAATTACCTTTTTGACAGCATACATGTCATTAGCCACCAGGTAAGTATACTCACCAGCAGGTAACGCAGAGATATCGAATTTCTTCAAGAACTTAGTTCCTTCAGATTTTTTCTCTGTGTGCATCAAGGCACCATATGCGTCATAAATTTTTACTTTTACTTCCTCACCTTCCAACTTAGCAAATGTTACTGCTATATTGTCTTCGTCTAATTCGGTGATTCTAACTTTTAGCTCAGGGCTAACTTTTGCTTCTTCTTTTCCGTCTTTTCCTTCTGCGAAGGCTAAAGATGACATGGCTACTAAACCGGCAATTGCGAGTGTTTTAATTGTAGTTTTCATGGGTGTAGTGTTTTTCTTTTTTAAAAATTGATTACAGTACAAGTTTACGGGGTCTTAGCAGCTGAGTAAACCAAAAATCGGTGAGCTTTAAAATTTTCGAGGTGAACTGAAGTATAATTTCGCTGGGACAAACGAGGTAAAATATGCGTTTAATGAAAGATACGGCCGTTTTTTACCTTTCCTGCGTTATCGCAGTGAGGACTTCTCCTTATCTCATCTCTACTCTTGACATAGGTACAGCGTCGTAGGACAATCCTGTGAATATTTGGTAAAATATTTAGCTCATGGTACTAAAAGCTGAAGTGAAACCGATACTTAA
This is a stretch of genomic DNA from Reichenbachiella ulvae. It encodes these proteins:
- a CDS encoding T9SS type A sorting domain-containing protein, giving the protein MKTTIKTLAIAGLVAMSSLAFAEGKDGKEEAKVSPELKVRITELDEDNIAVTFAKLEGEEVKVKIYDAYGALMHTEKKSEGTKFLKKFDISALPAGEYTYLVANDMYAVKKVITKE
- a CDS encoding sensor histidine kinase, whose protein sequence is MTKLRSGRKNPAGNWWRWLSVIFMGAGLRFFIDLIYSVFYADMPIRWDPNEYLYAIVLALCVLEGIRFINRRLDKLLPWENGAKSRFIIQLSTNTVYASVVIAVFGAYFYQFVSDHHSRPLFDEIVVISTALSLTILVVSIEMGMFFLNKWKVSMIEMERFKKEGLEFRHEMLKTQVNPHFLFNSLNTLSSLVYSDPNTAYSFIRKLSNVYRNVLEHRNKGLVSIKEEIEAIESYVELIRMRFGAKLMIEIDPMKEVEKFQVPPLILQLLIENAIKHNVVSTKYPLSIWVYHENNRIVIKNSLRLKSSKGYSSKIGLDNIISHYDIVTDKNVEIKQTEEYFIVLLPLLSPDYEGIDYRG
- a CDS encoding LytR/AlgR family response regulator transcription factor, which codes for MKVLIIEDEQFAQDELKRLLADTSFDIDVLDCFESIEETVEWFEENEEPDLVFMDIQLSDGLSFEIFQKTTVTCPIVFTTAFENYAIRAFKVNSIDYLLKPIEMKDLEAALKKYNDLKSSTDEEEGNVALSIDQVQQLLKLSDEQKDYKKRFIIKSGDRLRHVAVEDIAYFFAEDDYTYLVAKEGNKFIISFKLDELVNLLDPNDFFRLSRKYIANIHSIKLANKYFNSRLEVILQPEAKDQILISRVRVPDFLDWLER
- the mutS gene encoding DNA mismatch repair protein MutS; translated protein: MAGSKKETPLMKQYNAIKAKHPEALLLFRVGDFYETFGEDAVKASKILDIVLTKRANGSASHIELAGFPHHSLDTYLPKLVRAGNRVAICDQLENPKDVKGIVKRGVTELVTPGLTLNDNVLEQRKNNYLASISFGKEINGISFLDLSTGEFMLSHGNDDYIDKLVQSFNPSEIIFCKTHKSRCESLLGSDHNIFCLEEWIYGFDFGYEKLNTHFKTKNLKGFGIEESKEGIAAAGAILYYLEETEHKEISHISSISRLDTDKFVWLDKFTIRNLELVYPQQNDGVPLLQILDKTQTPMGARLMKKWLVLPLKEKSIIESRLGVVEAMLEETDLTEEVQNHLSQISDIERLVSKVAALRINPRELLHLKRALLHIQPIKEQLEGAQSDALKKFGDRLNPCQQLLEKIETNLKDEVPLNATQGNLIKDGIDPELDELRKIAFSGKDYLLQIQEREKERTGISSLKIAYNKVFGYYLEVSNAHKDKVPAEWIRKQTLVNAERYITEELKVYEEKIITAEDKLGSIEFNLYNQLVTFASDYVNEIQVNAKCIAEIDCLLSFTQVAQAQNYCRPSIHDDNVIDIKEGRHPVIEAQLPSGEPYIPNSVMLDDLSQQIMVITGPNMAGKSALLRQTALIVLMAQMGSFVPAAYAKIGIIDKVFTRVGASDNLSKGESTFMVEMTETASILNNLSDRSLVLMDEIGRGTSTYDGVSIAWSIVEHLHNHPKYKAKTMFATHYHELNQIAEDFPRVKNFNVSVKELDNRVIFMRKLKEGGSEHSFGIHVAKMAGMPNEVVIRANEILSHLEKDRIKENQEELVSSIPKNNFQLSMFESDPHFEEVLTLLNQLDINTISPVEALLKLNEIKSILKGQKSS